A stretch of Desulfovibrio sp. TomC DNA encodes these proteins:
- a CDS encoding periplasmic heavy metal sensor, whose product MRSKTLHIALAALATLALTSTMALARPGGGMGGGQGNCPGAGSGMAQLTPEKQAAFQKLHDAFAAKTAQMRADLGVKMAELNALSVGQAPDQAKIDALTKQIGELQAKLLSERTQFRIQVSKEIGAGFAGGGCGGMGGGMGGGMMGGYHGGGCQ is encoded by the coding sequence ATGCGCAGCAAGACGCTTCATATCGCACTGGCGGCTTTGGCCACCCTGGCTCTCACTTCGACCATGGCTCTGGCCCGTCCGGGCGGCGGCATGGGCGGCGGACAGGGCAACTGCCCCGGCGCGGGCAGCGGCATGGCCCAGCTGACCCCGGAAAAGCAGGCGGCCTTCCAGAAACTCCACGATGCCTTTGCGGCCAAGACCGCCCAGATGCGGGCTGACCTGGGCGTCAAGATGGCTGAATTAAACGCCCTGTCCGTGGGTCAGGCCCCGGATCAGGCCAAGATTGACGCCCTGACCAAGCAGATCGGCGAATTGCAGGCCAAGCTTTTGTCTGAGCGCACCCAGTTCCGCATCCAGGTGTCCAAGGAGATCGGCGCAGGCTTTGCCGGCGGCGGCTGCGGCGGCATGGGCGGCGGCATGGGCGGCGGCATGATGGGCGGCTACCACGGCGGCGGCTGTCAGTAA